In the genome of Chrysemys picta bellii isolate R12L10 chromosome 17, ASM1138683v2, whole genome shotgun sequence, one region contains:
- the LOC135972082 gene encoding metalloproteinase inhibitor 1-like isoform X1 translates to MSPVASSRLLAGAILALVLGDPTDACTCMPRHPQTAFCQADVVIRGKFVGVTPLSPSGEEFPSWIRYEINVTKTYKGIGSPGDVLFIDSLEEESLCGYRHPGPLDGKEEYLIMAERQGKPLTISLCSFVRLWGRVPPSQRRGVSQAYGEGCACEVVPCHSMPCKLSGNAQCPWTDGLQDWNWQGPQAERQACLPRPSQPLEDSFCAWETLEDSFSEATANSPGL, encoded by the exons ATGAGCCCTGTCGCCTCGAGCCGGCTGCTGGCGGGAGCCATCCTGGCCCTAGTGCTGGGGGACCCTACGGACGCCTGCACCTGCATGCCCCGGCACCCCCAGACGGCGTTCTGCCAGGCCGATGTCG TGATTCGGGGCAAGTTCGTGGGGGTCACTCCGCTGAGCCCCAGCGGCGAGGAGTTCCCGTCCTGGATTCGCTACGAGATCAACGTCACAAAg ACCTACAAGGGGATTGGGTCACCGGGGGACGTGCTCTTCATCGACTCCTTGGAGGAGGAGAGCCTCTGTGGGTACCGACACCCGGGGCCCCTGGACGGGAAGGAGGAGTACCTCATCATGG CCGAGCggcagggcaagcccctgactATCTCGTTGTGCTCCTTCGTGCGCCTCTGGGGGAGAGTCCCCCCCAGCCAGCGCCGCGGGGTCAGCCAGGCCTACGGAGAGGGCTGCGCCTGTGAG gtggTGCCGTGTCACTCCATGCCGTGCAAGCTGTCGGGCAACGCCCAGTGCCCCTGGACCGACGGGCTGCAGGACTGGAACTGGCAGGGGCCCCAGGCCGAGCGCCAGGcctgcctgccccgccccagccagcccctcgaGGACAGCTTCTGCGCCTGGGAGACTCTTGAGGACAGCTTCTCCGAGGCCACAGCCAACTCCCCCGGACTGTGA
- the LOC101947828 gene encoding lysozyme C-like: MRALVLLPVLACLSAGARGQVFSRCELARLLKRGGLDGFMGYRLDNWICLAFYASRFDTGTVTENSDGSSDYGIFQINSRRWCSDQRSRTLDLCQTRCRDLLTADLVDDINCVKKVVMDWQGMGVWMPWRDHCKGRDLSHWVASCNL, encoded by the exons ATGAGGGCTCTGGTGCTGCTTCCCGTCCTGGCCTGTCTGAGCGCCGGGGCCCGGGGCCAGGTGTTCAGTCGCTGTGAGCTGGCCCGGCTGCTGAAGAGAGGGGGGCTGGACGGGTTCATGGGGTACCGCCTGGACAACT GGATCTGCCTGGCTTTCTACGCCAGCCGCTTCGACACGGGGACGGTGACGGAGAACTCGGACGGCAGCTCCGACTACGGGATCTTCCAGATCAACAGCCGCCGGTGGTGTAGCGACCAGCGCAGCCGCACGTTGGACCTGTGCCAGACGCGCTGCCGCG ATTTACTGACTGCCGACCTAGTGGACGACATCAATTGTGTCAAGAAAGTCGTGATGGACTGGCAGGGGATGGGAGTCTG GATGCCCTGGCGTGACCATTGCAAGGGCCGGGACCTGAGTCACTGGGTGGCTTCCTGCAACCTGTGA
- the LOC135972082 gene encoding metalloproteinase inhibitor 1-like isoform X2: MVSVIRGKFVGVTPLSPSGEEFPSWIRYEINVTKTYKGIGSPGDVLFIDSLEEESLCGYRHPGPLDGKEEYLIMAERQGKPLTISLCSFVRLWGRVPPSQRRGVSQAYGEGCACEVVPCHSMPCKLSGNAQCPWTDGLQDWNWQGPQAERQACLPRPSQPLEDSFCAWETLEDSFSEATANSPGL, from the exons ATGGTCTCAG TGATTCGGGGCAAGTTCGTGGGGGTCACTCCGCTGAGCCCCAGCGGCGAGGAGTTCCCGTCCTGGATTCGCTACGAGATCAACGTCACAAAg ACCTACAAGGGGATTGGGTCACCGGGGGACGTGCTCTTCATCGACTCCTTGGAGGAGGAGAGCCTCTGTGGGTACCGACACCCGGGGCCCCTGGACGGGAAGGAGGAGTACCTCATCATGG CCGAGCggcagggcaagcccctgactATCTCGTTGTGCTCCTTCGTGCGCCTCTGGGGGAGAGTCCCCCCCAGCCAGCGCCGCGGGGTCAGCCAGGCCTACGGAGAGGGCTGCGCCTGTGAG gtggTGCCGTGTCACTCCATGCCGTGCAAGCTGTCGGGCAACGCCCAGTGCCCCTGGACCGACGGGCTGCAGGACTGGAACTGGCAGGGGCCCCAGGCCGAGCGCCAGGcctgcctgccccgccccagccagcccctcgaGGACAGCTTCTGCGCCTGGGAGACTCTTGAGGACAGCTTCTCCGAGGCCACAGCCAACTCCCCCGGACTGTGA